From a region of the Arachis ipaensis cultivar K30076 chromosome B09, Araip1.1, whole genome shotgun sequence genome:
- the LOC107615996 gene encoding glycosyltransferase family protein 64 protein C5, which translates to MVALKTVYTSYYNSIFSSGFIFFFGCFVFFGSIATLYGWLAFSPAVHAGLSTLGCQEDNEGSWSIGIFYGDSPFTLKPIESANLGNDESAAWPVANPIVTCASVSDGGAPSNFVADPFLFIQGDDYYIFYETKNAITMQGDIGVSKSTDKGATWKHLGIALDEEWHLSYPYVFEHDGKKYMMPEGSKKGDLRLYEAVNFPLHWKVKKVLLKKPLIDSFIVNYGGRFWLFGSDHSGFGTEKNGQLEIWHSSSPLGPWKPHKKNPIYNIDKSQGARNGGRPFLYEGNLYRVGQDCGDTYGRRVRVFKIETLTPEEYKEVEVPSGFVEPKKGRNAWNGARYHHLDVQQLPSGDWVGVMDGDRVPSGDSIRRFMVGCASVAVAAVLIVFLGVLLGFVNCIVPLNWFIHNSAKRNLTVLSWERSNVFCSKVRRFCSRLNRAPTFIRGKIKHNACARRFILVILFAVVVGLMCIGVRNIYGGNGSEEPYPYNGQYSQFTLLAMTYDARLWNLKMYIRHYSRCSSVGEIVVVWNKGVPPKLSDFDSAVPVRIRVEDKNSLNNRFKIDPLIKTRAVLELDDDIMMTCNDVERGFRVWRQHPDRIVGFYPRLIYGSPLRYRGEKYARKHKGYNMILTGAAFIDSQLAFKRYWSEEAKQGREVVDKLFNCEDVLLNYLYANASSSRTVDYVKPAWAVDTSKFSGVAISGNTQVHYRLRSSCLMKFSEMYGSLAGRKWEFDRRQDGWDV; encoded by the exons TGCGACTCTTTATGGGTGGCTCGCTTTCTCACCCGCTGTTCATGCGGGTCTTTCCACCTTGGGTTGTCAAGAGGACAATGAGGGTTCTTGGTCAATTGGGATTTTCTATGGTGACTCACCCTTCACTCTTAAACCCATAGAATCG GCGAACCTAGGGAACGACGAGAGTGCTGCTTGGCCAGTAGCCAATCCTATTGTGACATGTGCTTCTGTTTCTGATGGTGGTGCTCCCAGCAATTTTGTTGCTGATCCCTTTCTTTTCATTCAG GGAGATGATTATTATATATTCTATGAGACAAAGAATGCAATAACCATGCAAGGTGATATTGGAGTCTCAAAAAGTACTGATAAGGGAGCAACATGGAAACACCTCGGAATTGCTTTGGATGAGGAATGGCACCTTTCGTATCCATATGTCTTTGAGCATGATGGGAAG AAATATATGATGCCTGAGGGAAGTAAGAAAGGAGACCTTCGTCTCTACGAAGCAGTTAACTTTCCCTTGCATTGGAAAGTGAAAAAGGTTCTCCTGAAGAAGCCCCTCATTGATTCCTTCATTGTCAACTATGGTGGAAGGTTTTGGCTTTTTGGCTCAGACCATAGTGGTTTTGGAACCGAGAAAAATGGGCAGTTGGAGATTTGGCATAGTAGTTCGCCTCTTGGTCCTTGGAAACCTCACAAGAAAAACCCAATCTATAATATTGACAAGAGTCAAGGAGCTCGCAATGGGGGCAGGCCGTTTTTATACGAAGGGAATCTTTATCGTGTTGGTCAGGATTGTGGCGACACATATGGGAGACGGGTGCGTGTCTTTAAGATAGAAACTCTTACTCCTGAAGAATACAAAGAAGTTGAAGTCCCTTCTGGCTTTGTTGAGCCAAAGAAGGGTCGAAATGCTTGGAATGGTGCTCGTTACCATCACCTTGATGTGCAACAGCTGCCATCTGGTGATTGGGTTGGGGTTATGGATGGAGATCGTGTTCCTTCTGGAGATTCAATCCGGCGGTTCATGGTTGGTTGTGCTTCCGTTGCTGTTGCTGCAGTACTTATTGTGTTTTTGGGCGTGTTGCTCGGGTTTGTGAATTGCATTGTCCCTCTCAATTGGTTCATTCATAACTCGGCAAAGAGGAATTTAACCGTCTTGTCTTGGGAGAGATCTAATGTGTTCTGTTCAAAAGTAAGACGGTTTTGCAGCCGGTTGAACAGAGCCCCGACCTTTATCCGAGGTAAGATAAAGCATAATGCTTGCGCCAGGAGGTTTATTCTTGTTATATTATTTGCAGTGGTAGTTGGCTTGATGTGTATAGGAGTTAGAAATATTTACGGAGGTAATGGATCAGAAGAACCTTACCCATATAATGGACAATATTCACAGTTCACCTTGTTAGCAATGACCTATGATGCTCGACTATGGAACTTGAAGATGTATATCAGACATTACTCGAGATGCTCTTCGGTTGGGGAGATTGTAGTGGTGTGGAACAAGGGAGTCCCTCCGAAATTGAGTGATTTTGACTCTGCAGTACCGGTGAGGATTAGGGTAGAGGACAAGAACTCTTTGAATAATCGGTTCAAGATTGACCCATTGATAAAGACGCGAGCAGTACTAGAGCTTGACGACGACATTATGATGACATGCAATGATGTTGAGCGAGGTTTCAGGGTGTGGCGTCAGCATCCAGATCGAATCGTTGGATTTTATCCCCGGCTTATTTATGGCAGTCCGTTGAGGTATAGGGGAGAAAAATATGCACGAAAGCATAAAGGGTACAACATGATTCTTACTGGTGCGGCTTTCATCGATTCTCAATTAGCTTTCAAGAGGTACTGGAGTGAGGAAGCCAAGCAAGGGAGGGAAGTTGTGGACAAGTTATTTAACTGCGAAGATGTTCTCTTAAATTACTTGTATGCGAACGCAAGCTCATCAAGGACAGTTGATTACGTGAAGCCAGCATGGGCAGTTGACACCTCGAAATTTTCCGGTGTGGCGATTAGTGGGAACACACAAGTGCATTATCGGTTGAGGAGCTCATGCCTCATGAAATTCTCGGAGATGTACGGAAGCTTGGCCGGTCGGAAATGGGAATTCGACAGGAGACAAGATGGTTGGGATGTATAG